The following nucleotide sequence is from Chelmon rostratus isolate fCheRos1 chromosome 11, fCheRos1.pri, whole genome shotgun sequence.
ATCTTGACTTGCCACAGCACGGATTTTACTTCTAACATTGATAGTCACTCTGTTTATTTGTATTCTAATAAGCAATGAGAATGTTGACGTGACATCGTTAATTTTAGTATTCACACCTGTGCTCTTCAATGACATGTTAACGAGGCCGATGGTTTAAAAGGGGAAGCTTGGGTTTACACAGAATACATTGCTCTGTGGTGCACTCCATCTCCTATCATAACTGCACCACCCAATGGACAGTATAGGTAGTACACATCCaccattttgttttcagcaacCAACACTCATCAACAGCAAGTTCAGTTAATAATGAACTAGTTCTCACATTCTCTGGACTCTTGCGCATTTATTTTATGAATTCACCCACCTTGTCAGTTTCCTTTCTCTTGCAGTTGACACTGACGACACTGCTGTTTGCTCTTAGCCAGTTGAActccttcaacatctgcacaGCCTTGTTTCCGTGTTCATAAGGCAGGTAGAAGAGCTCTGCCAGCAAGCTCAGGTCCTCAAGTGTGAGGGGCTCTGCCGTGAACAGGGGCTTCTCATTGGGCCCAGGCACAAACACATCCTGTGGACAGAAACCAGCCATAATGTGACTGTGTCAAgaattttttttgctttcaactacagaaagcaaaaaaattTTGGTGCAAATTTTtccttggagatgaataaagtatctatctatctacagatgtaaagggtaaaaaaaagctctcagaCGTCATCAGCACCTGTTTGAGCTGGTCGTCTGTCTGCATAGGAGCGATATCGCTCCCAGAGTCCTCCTGGATTGACTCTTCAGGGGACTTGGACTCTGCCAGACTCTCCTTGTCTGTATCCATAGGCTTCAGGTCCTCAGCCATCTTGTCAGCCAAGATGGGACCAACGTGCTTCTCCTCAGGGTCAGCCTCTGCCTCTGGCTCTGGCTCATCCACCATCTTCTCAACCACCATCTCCATGGGCTCCTCATCTGAATCCTTCTTCTCCACCTCTACCTACACAGGCGCAGtgaagtaaacaaagaaacaaaccaaaaaaacttTAGAAACATAAACAGATGCTCTTCTCTCCAATAAGCAAACGttcaagaaaaaaagtgaaCTCACTGCATTGTGACAAaccacacagaaaaagaaaactcacctcctcttcctcctgaggTCTTTTTGCCAAGGGGTGTGAGAGTGGATCCAGACAGAGAGGCGGCATGGCTGGAGACATGATGGGCTGCTGGAACACGGTTGTGACTGTTgtggaagagcagagagagggagcagccaTGGATGACACATCGATGGCTGTGCTTTTGGCACCACTCTGAGGCACCTGTCGGCCTGAAAGACAGAGTTGAGCCTCACTGCATCATATTCTTCAGCCAAAAAATTTCCATTTTAGGCTGCCCGTGCCAACACTATGAGTGTAATGTAAGTATCACAGCTAGAAAATCTATTAGCATAGAGATATGATACAATAATGGAACTGCACTTACTGTTGTATTGATGAGGAACACAAAATTCCCCTAGCCATTCGGTGAGAGCCAGTTTTAGAGCAAGCTGTGGGCTGTACAGCATGTCTGTCTCGAGTTCTTCATCACTGCCCTCATTCTCCAACTTTATCTGGATGGACACTGTGCTGTCCTCGCCATCCGCTGGTAaagggaaagatggagaaacaaacacagaaagaaacagcatTGATACACTACCTGCATTACAATACCACAGAAGATCACAGCGTATCTGCATTCAAACATTACGAATCAGTAAACGTTTGGATCGTACTTACTCATGACCACATCCTTGCGCACCCCATTCATATTAGACTTGTACCAGGTGGCCAGAGTGTGGATCGCTACAAAGTTGGACTCAAATTCGCAGTTAGGGTTAGTGAGGACTCCCTTCAATCTGGGGATAAGCTCTGTGGAGCGGCCTTTGTATGGACCCAAGAAAAGCCTCTTCTGGTCATAATCATTGGCGTGAATGTTGTCCCAGATCACAGGGGCTCTTCTTAGGATTTTTGAAACCTCTTCAATAGACTCTACGGTGATATCTTTGGACACCACCTTGGGGCctgcagcaaagaaaacatATCCCATTTCATAATTTTATCTACTATTACTACTCTTTACTACTCTgacatatatgaatatatgcttaACAGTAGTAATGGTATTggtcagctgacaggaagtggtgttAGACTCACCTGTCCATAGCACATCAATGCCAGGCAGTAGCTTCTCTCCTACTGTGTGGAGGTAGGGGGACTGAGGGACATTTGGGTAGCAGAATGTTCCACAATACTCTGGATTTCaaggcaagaaagcaaataaataatgaataaccTATTAAGTGAAACAATTGTGGGAAATGTGCAAAGGATTCAGACAGAACTGAGGTACCAGTTGGACAGAAGAGGAAGGTTTCAGGCTCTCCCAGGTACTGGTAGATTTCGTTTGTAATGGAAACCTGAGCGTGTGCAAATGAGCTGAACACCTCTTTGTCAGCAGGGCACATGTTGTGGTCAATATCGTCAAAAAGTAAGGCAAATGACTTGCAGCCAAAGTGAGTAACCTGATGGGGACAGAAAGGGGGTGGAAGTGAAATCTGACAAAATGGTGTCAAAACGACACAGAGCGTAATATACAAGGAACTCTGAAACATATGCATAGACTTTCAACACATTGTTCATACTTCTGTCACAGAGGATGTTGCAATACCTGATCGAGTTTCCTCTTGAGTGCAGAAACCTCCTTCTGATTAGAGAAGGTGATGTCCAGTCCGGGGGAAATGGCATAGATGAACTCTATCCCATGCTCCGTAGCAGCAGCAATTAAAGTCATGAGTTGTTCTAGGAGATAGTTGGGGAAAGTCACTCACTTAATGCATTGGTGAGCTATTTAGAACAACTTATCTGAAAGCACTTTTCCCACTTCACCCCTGTTTAAAACTGGAATATGCAGACTGTCCCTTAACTCAGATAAACAGGAATGACTTGCTTTCCTTGCCCCAAGCAAACTGATCCAGTGATCGGTTCTGTATAGTCACCTGCTTCTTCCACTGAGTACAGCTCTCTCCAGAACATTCTGTGCTTGTAGTCATCTTTGGGTGCATAAAGGTATGTATTCAGTCCCCATTTCTGCTGCCTGTGAAACATAGCATTATGCAAACTCAGTATAGCAACTCAAATCATCTGGCTATGTTATTAATTTCATTAATATGCTTGCTTAAATAATTCACACAGTACATCTTACCTTCTGAACAACTCTTTCCTCTGTTCCATTGTCCATGGTCGACCATAAAAGCctgcaatgacaaaaaaaattgaCTCAGTTTCAATGCATTCTGCAGTGTTGATAATTAATTACACACGGACCTGCATCACTACTGCAACTACCAATTTGCCCCATTTGGCTGGAAATGTCATTAGATGTGCAACTGTTGCTTATTTAGATTGTTACTGTACTTTGTCTATGAACTATcgcaaaatatgaaaaaacacctttaattGATTAATGAGAGGCCAATACTATGTCTTATTTTTTCCTATTTAGTCTAATCAGAGGCCAAACCACACAAAATTGAACCGCTTacaacatgacacaaaacaaagcaaataattcTTCATCTTAGTGAACGCATTTGGTATATAAGCTTGACAAATGATCAAGTGCCAAAATGAATCCTATATCAATACAGCAACTGCTGTCGATCACCTGTTAATAAAGATCCATGTTAAGTCTTACTTCATCTGTCAGGCGGTGAACGACGTGTGACAGTGTTGCCTTAACATATGCATACATGATTAATTAAATAAGCGTTAACTTAAGCGTCTAACCGCcgcttgtcttttttttaacacacaatTGATTTTTGACTATTGATTTTCAGTCATCCAATTGCAAACTAGCCTAATGACTTGTTTCCACTTGATAACAATCATCTCCTCCAGCAAGCAGGATAGCTGCGGCATATTTCATGCAGATCACCTCAGGATCAAATGACAAATTTGATTGTTTTCGCTCGATATTCAGTATTGATTTGAACTGACCTTCGACGACTCCACTTATGAATTTTCGGTGCCCCGTCGGTTCGACTGCAATGTCGGACTCTTCCACCGGGCCAAGGGCCTCGGCACAAGCCTCTCCGGAGACTGGGCTGGGGCTCTGCTCACCGTCCACCGGAGGAGTCTCCAGCGTCTTATCTTTTTGAACCATTGTTCGGAATTTCTCACAGACCAACGTAAATCCACCAAATTCAGAGAATATCGAATTATTTCTGAATGTAGGTAATCAGACAAATACGCCAAGCAAAACCTGGATGAAATAAATCGTCGCTGTCTgtctaacgttagctagcttaATTTACGGTATTAGCGAGTCTATCAAAGTTCTCGAAAAATTAGCAACAGCTTCTACAAGATGTAACGAAAATACTATAAGGAGGTAAAGGACAGCATTTATGTTACTCAATATATAAGAAAAGACGAGACGTTCGTTCGCCTCTGTTCGAtcactttcttctctttatGGTAGATTTGCCCTGGTTTTTCGTTGGTTCTTCCTGTTTACACCGAGTGCGCATGCTCACAGGACTAGATTAAACCAGTCAAAACTAGATCTGCGtgacaaaacaccacaaagatGTCACTATGTCAAAGAGATAGACGACATTTTTACTGCGCAACGCCAAACATCAACACGTAGCTAACATTAATAAAGGTAAACTAGTCTTTAGTATATCGGCCACGGGCAAATTAATATTAAAGTCAAATGATTGCGTTTGCATGTACACATAAAGTCGTATTGCCGACACATGGTTATAAAAACAATGACTGACAAACGCTCAACCCAATTGATTTGACGTTATTTACAGCAATGATAATCTCGCTGAGTTGTTAGGCAGCCAGTTCAATAATTGTTAACAGACTTCGTAAACTTGCAGCACAAGTTGAGATAACGCCGACTGACTCGCTCTTTTCAGTCATTGTGTTAAGTATCTCAACATCTGTCTAACATCTTGAGATTCCAGTCCATATATGGAATGCTGCTAAGCATTAACACTACATTCAAAGGGGATGTGCTGCTCGTCTGTTATGATCTGAGCCTTTGTATCCTGTGTCAGCAAAATACACATGCTTTGTTCTAAATCACCACGATATATCTTATTATGTGTTGGAGTAATTACCCAGAACTGATACAGAAAATAATTCTCCAAAGGAAGCACAATGTGCAGTAGTTAATGAAAGCTGGTGCATGGTGTATGAGAGGAGATCCTTTCTCCTTTGATAGGCCTCTTTCACACCAAACATGCTGACTTATCACAATAGGAAAAGCTCAGGTATTAATAATAACTAAAGATAGCTCCAAAGTATCCCACTCAGTCATGACTGTGAGCTGGTTTGACTCTTTTCACATCAGGTAAAGCACAGACGTAACTTATAAACATAACGAGTGCATTCCTTTTAGATGAGCTGTTTCCAGAGCCCTCTTATTTTGCATGCTGGCTAAGTGGGACACTTCTTGGAGCCGagtaaacaaaatcattttcaccTATTCTTTTCCTGCTATGCAACAAGGCAAAAAGTCTGCCATGAGCTTTAATATTTCAAGCAAGATTAccttatttctgtctttcacagtttcaaaataaaagaaagaaaaaggcctGCAGGAAGGGGTTTGGGCACCCTGCACGGTCAGTTCTGAGTAACAACGCCTTTGCCAAGTGTCATAGCTTATAAAGGCTTTTTGTAGCTAGCTAAGAGTTTTTCAGTCCTTTGTCGTCGTTGTTTCTGCCAATTCTTCCTTACCATAGGTTTCCagttctgtgagattcttgggCTGTCTTGCACGCTCTGCTCTTTTGAGGTCCAGCCACAGATTTTCAGTGTTAAGGATTCGGGACTGTGTGGGTCATGGCTAAGGAGATCATTACCCTGCTGTACAAGCCACCCTCTTTTCAtcttaagctttttttttttttttttttccaaagactGTGTGATATTTGCTTTCAGAATTTGTTTGTATTcaattgaatccattcttccctccaccagtgaaatgttccctgtgccactggctgcaacacaagcccaaagcatgatcgatCCACCCCCGTGCTTCACAGTTGGAGAGGcgttcttttcatgaaatttggCACCCTGTTTCTATTTTAACTTCATCAATCCACAagacttgtttccaaaatgcatcaggcttgtttagaCATTCCTTTACAAACTCCTGACACTGAATTttgaaatgatgcagaaaaggTTTTCTTCATATGGGTGCAGGTGTCATGTTTGATTTGCCTCTTGAGCAATTCAGCAAGCTGTTATCAAGTTTTCCAGACATTAActtgacctccactgttcctgttaactgccatttcttaattacCGAGGAGCTGCtacctgaaaacactttgctatCTTCTTATAGCCTTCTCCTGATTTGGTAGcatcagtttttaattttcagaagGCAGCAGCTTAGAGGAGCCCAtagctgctgattgttgggacaaggcTTGAGGAGTCACAGAGTTT
It contains:
- the oga gene encoding protein O-GlcNAcase isoform X2; translated protein: MVQKDKTLETPPVDGEQSPSPVSGEACAEALGPVEESDIAVEPTGHRKFISGVVEGFYGRPWTMEQRKELFRRQQKWGLNTYLYAPKDDYKHRMFWRELYSVEEAEQLMTLIAAATEHGIEFIYAISPGLDITFSNQKEVSALKRKLDQVTHFGCKSFALLFDDIDHNMCPADKEVFSSFAHAQVSITNEIYQYLGEPETFLFCPTEYCGTFCYPNVPQSPYLHTVGEKLLPGIDVLWTGPKVVSKDITVESIEEVSKILRRAPVIWDNIHANDYDQKRLFLGPYKGRSTELIPRLKGVLTNPNCEFESNFVAIHTLATWYKSNMNGVRKDVVMTDGEDSTVSIQIKLENEGSDEELETDMLYSPQLALKLALTEWLGEFCVPHQYNSRQVPQSGAKSTAIDVSSMAAPSLCSSTTVTTVFQQPIMSPAMPPLCLDPLSHPLAKRPQEEEEVEVEKKDSDEEPMEMVVEKMVDEPEPEAEADPEEKHVGPILADKMAEDLKPMDTDKESLAESKSPEESIQEDSGSDIAPMQTDDQLKQDVFVPGPNEKPLFTAEPLTLEDLSLLAELFYLPYEHGNKAVQMLKEFNWLRANSSVVSVNCKRKETDKVAEWQSRAEKFEEMCASVIQMFTRLSNSANRTILYDLYPYIWDIKSIISMVKSFVQWLGCRSQSSAQFLRGDQEPWAFRGGLAGEFQRLLPIDGANDLFYQPPPSMPTSKLYSIRPYFPKDEAAVYKICKEMYCEGLEDVPFSDEDPDLIGDRLVGGLLTLSSEYGFVLEDEEGICGYALGTVDVKPFIKKCELSWIPFMQEKYNKPDCQKDLTEAEKMMLSFHEEDEGLPDSFLSNFPSLIKVDIHAKVTDPSVAKSMMGCLLSSLKANGSLGAFCKVRQTDKRMLDFYSKLGCFEVAKMEGFPKDVIIMGRSL
- the oga gene encoding protein O-GlcNAcase isoform X1 — translated: MVQKDKTLETPPVDGEQSPSPVSGEACAEALGPVEESDIAVEPTGHRKFISGVVEGFYGRPWTMEQRKELFRRQQKWGLNTYLYAPKDDYKHRMFWRELYSVEEAEQLMTLIAAATEHGIEFIYAISPGLDITFSNQKEVSALKRKLDQVTHFGCKSFALLFDDIDHNMCPADKEVFSSFAHAQVSITNEIYQYLGEPETFLFCPTEYCGTFCYPNVPQSPYLHTVGEKLLPGIDVLWTGPKVVSKDITVESIEEVSKILRRAPVIWDNIHANDYDQKRLFLGPYKGRSTELIPRLKGVLTNPNCEFESNFVAIHTLATWYKSNMNGVRKDVVMTDGEDSTVSIQIKLENEGSDEELETDMLYSPQLALKLALTEWLGEFCVPHQYNSRQVPQSGAKSTAIDVSSMAAPSLCSSTTVTTVFQQPIMSPAMPPLCLDPLSHPLAKRPQEEEEVEVEKKDSDEEPMEMVVEKMVDEPEPEAEADPEEKHVGPILADKMAEDLKPMDTDKESLAESKSPEESIQEDSGSDIAPMQTDDQLKQDVFVPGPNEKPLFTAEPLTLEDLSLLAELFYLPYEHGNKAVQMLKEFNWLRANSSVVSVNCKRKETDKVAEWQSRAEKFEEMCASVIQMFTRLSNSANRTILYDLYPYIWDIKSIISMVKSFVQWLDGRIHSTSFYCYWIDSGRWCRSQSSAQFLRGDQEPWAFRGGLAGEFQRLLPIDGANDLFYQPPPSMPTSKLYSIRPYFPKDEAAVYKICKEMYCEGLEDVPFSDEDPDLIGDRLVGGLLTLSSEYGFVLEDEEGICGYALGTVDVKPFIKKCELSWIPFMQEKYNKPDCQKDLTEAEKMMLSFHEEDEGLPDSFLSNFPSLIKVDIHAKVTDPSVAKSMMGCLLSSLKANGSLGAFCKVRQTDKRMLDFYSKLGCFEVAKMEGFPKDVIIMGRSL
- the oga gene encoding protein O-GlcNAcase isoform X4 produces the protein MVQKDKTLETPPVDGEQSPSPVSGEACAEALGPVEESDIAVEPTGHRKFISGVVEGFYGRPWTMEQRKELFRRQQKWGLNTYLYAPKDDYKHRMFWRELYSVEEAEQLMTLIAAATEHGIEFIYAISPGLDITFSNQKEVSALKRKLDQVTHFGCKSFALLFDDIDHNMCPADKEVFSSFAHAQVSITNEIYQYLGEPETFLFCPTEYCGTFCYPNVPQSPYLHTVGEKLLPGIDVLWTGPKVVSKDITVESIEEVSKILRRAPVIWDNIHANDYDQKRLFLGPYKGRSTELIPRLKGVLTNPNCEFESNFVAIHTLATWYKSNMNGVRKDVVMTDGEDSTVSIQIKLENEGSDEELETDMLYSPQLALKLALTEWLGEFCVPHQYNSRQVPQSGAKSTAIDVSSMAAPSLCSSTTVTTVFQQPIMSPAMPPLCLDPLSHPLAKRPQEEEEVEVEKKDSDEEPMEMVVEKMVDEPEPEAEADPEEKHVGPILADKMAEDLKPMDTDKESLAESKSPEESIQEDSGSDIAPMQTDDQLKQDVFVPGPNEKPLFTAEPLTLEDLSLLAELFYLPYEHGNKAVQMLKEFNWLRANSSVVSVNCKRKETDKVAEWQSRAEKFEEMCASVIQMFTRLSNSANRTILYDLYPYIWDIKSIISMVKSFVQWLDGRIHSTSFYCYWIDSGRWCRSQSSAQFLRGDQEPWAFRGGLAGEFQVSNALNLQPSNGKKGVLLAKKTMVICA
- the oga gene encoding protein O-GlcNAcase isoform X3, yielding MVQKDKTLETPPVDGEQSPSPVSGEACAEALGPVEESDIAVEPTGHRKFISGVVEGFYGRPWTMEQRKELFRRQQKWGLNTYLYAPKDDYKHRMFWRELYSVEEAEQLMTLIAAATEHGIEFIYAISPGLDITFSNQKEVSALKRKLDQVTHFGCKSFALLFDDIDHNMCPADKEVFSSFAHAQVSITNEIYQYLGEPETFLFCPTEYCGTFCYPNVPQSPYLHTVGEKLLPGIDVLWTGPKVVSKDITVESIEEVSKILRRAPVIWDNIHANDYDQKRLFLGPYKGRSTELIPRLKGVLTNPNCEFESNFVAIHTLATWYKSNMNGVRKDVVMTDGEDSTVSIQIKLENEGSDEELETDMLYSPQLALKLALTEWLGEFCVPHQYNITTVFQQPIMSPAMPPLCLDPLSHPLAKRPQEEEEVEVEKKDSDEEPMEMVVEKMVDEPEPEAEADPEEKHVGPILADKMAEDLKPMDTDKESLAESKSPEESIQEDSGSDIAPMQTDDQLKQDVFVPGPNEKPLFTAEPLTLEDLSLLAELFYLPYEHGNKAVQMLKEFNWLRANSSVVSVNCKRKETDKVAEWQSRAEKFEEMCASVIQMFTRLSNSANRTILYDLYPYIWDIKSIISMVKSFVQWLDGRIHSTSFYCYWIDSGRWCRSQSSAQFLRGDQEPWAFRGGLAGEFQRLLPIDGANDLFYQPPPSMPTSKLYSIRPYFPKDEAAVYKICKEMYCEGLEDVPFSDEDPDLIGDRLVGGLLTLSSEYGFVLEDEEGICGYALGTVDVKPFIKKCELSWIPFMQEKYNKPDCQKDLTEAEKMMLSFHEEDEGLPDSFLSNFPSLIKVDIHAKVTDPSVAKSMMGCLLSSLKANGSLGAFCKVRQTDKRMLDFYSKLGCFEVAKMEGFPKDVIIMGRSL